From Fundulus heteroclitus isolate FHET01 chromosome 14, MU-UCD_Fhet_4.1, whole genome shotgun sequence, the proteins below share one genomic window:
- the LOC105924755 gene encoding signal recognition particle 54 kDa protein-like: MVLADLGRKITSALESLSNATIINEEVLNAMLKEVCAALLEADVNIKLVKQLRENVKAAIDLEGMASGLNKRGMIHNAVVMELVKLVDPGVEAWTPTEGKDNVIMFVGLQGSGKTTTCSKLAYYYQRNGWKTCLICADTFRAGAFDQLKQNATKAQIPFYGSYTEMDPAVIAAEGVEKFKGENFEIIIVDTSGRHKQEDSLFEEMLQVSNAVQPDNVVYVMDASIGQACESQAKAFKDKVDVASVIVTKLDGHAKGGGALSAVAATRSPIIFIGTGEHIDDFEPFETQPFISKLLGRGDIEGLIKRMKELNPEAGKNKLKHGQFTLRDMYKQFQNIMEMGPFGQIMGMIPGFGTDFMSKGNEQESMARLKKLMTIMDSMSDQELDHIDGVKLFYKQPNRIQKVARGSGVATKDVQELLTQYTRFAQMVKKMGGIKGLFKGGDISKNVNPSQTAKLYQQMAKMMDPQVLHIMGGMAGLQSTMRQFQQGAAGNMKGMMGFNNM; encoded by the exons ATGGTGCTGGCTGACCTGGGACGGAAGATCACCTCGGCGCTGGAGTCACTCAGCAACGCCACCATCATCAATGAAGAG GTGTTGAATGCCATGTTAAAGGAGGTGTGCGCTGCCCTCCTGGAGGCAGACGTCAACATCAAGCTGGTCAAACAGCTGCGAGAGAACGTCAA GGCGGCTATAGACCTGGAGGGGATGGCATCAGGACTGAACAAGAGAGGGATGATCCATAATGCCGTCGTCATGGAGCTGGTGAAG CTGGTTGATCCCGGCGTGGAGGCCTGGACTCCAACCGAAGGCAAGGACAATGTCATCATGTTTGTTGGTCTGCAGGGCAGTGGCAAAACTACGACATGCTCCAAG CTTGCTTATTATTACCAGAGGAACGGCTGGAAGACTTGCCTGATCTGCGCTGACACCTTCAGAGCAG GTGCCTTCGATCAGCTCAAACAAAACGCCACCAAAGCTCAGATCCCCTTCTACGGCAG TTACACTGAGATGGATCCTGCTGTGATCGCCGCTGAAGGCGTTGAGAAATTCAAAGGCGAAAACTTTGAGATCATCATCGTGGACACGAGTGGACGACACAAACAGGAGGATTCGCTGTTTGAGGAGATGCTGCAAGTCTCCAACGCAGTG CAACCAGATAACGTTGTGTACGTGATGGACGCATCAATCGGACAGGCCTGCGAGTCTCAGGCTAAAGCTTTCAAAGACAAAGTGGACGTAGCGTCAGTAATTGTCACAAAACTAGATGGACACGCTAAAGGAGGCGGAGCCCTGAGCGC CGTGGCGGCCACCAGGAGCCCCATCATCTTCATCGGAACCGGCGAACACATCGACGACTTTGAGCCATTTGAGACGCAGCCTTTCATCAGCAAGCTGCTGG GAAGGGGGGATATTGAAGGACTGATCAAGAGAATGAAAGAGCTAAATCCGGAAGCTggtaaaaacaaactcaaacatG GCCAGTTCACCCTCAGGGACATGTATAAGCAGTTCCAGAACATAATGGAAATGGGACCCTTTGGTCAAATAATG GGTATGATTCCAGGTTTCGGTACAGATTTCATGAGTAAAGGAAATGAGCAGGAATCAATGgccagactgaagaaactcatgACCATCATGGACAGCATGAGCGACCAGG AACTAGACCATATAGACGGGGTCAAGCTGTTCTATAAGCAGCCCAACAGGATCCAGAAGGTGGCCCGTGGCTCTGGAGTTGCCACGAAAGATGTTCAGGAATTACTCACTCAGTACACCAGGTTTGCTCAGATGGTGAAGAAGATGGGAGGCATCAAAGGACTCTTTAAAG gTGGAGACATTTCCAAAAACGTGAACCCATCTCAGACGGCTAAACTGTATCAACAGATGGCCAAAATGATGGATCCTCAGGTCCTGCACATTATGG gAGGCATGGCTGGTCTTCAGTCTACGATGCGTCAGTTTCAGCAGGGAGCCGCTGGCAACATGAAGGGCATGATGGGATTTAACAACATGTGA